Sequence from the Nerophis lumbriciformis linkage group LG02, RoL_Nlum_v2.1, whole genome shotgun sequence genome:
aagaaacgaatataaaatacaaatgtatttcagttttaggagttaaaaggtggaacaagctcagttatgagttgaagacatgaagttctttgttaaggtttaagaaagctttgaaaggtgaaataaaggaaaattacaaaatatagcaacgattactttcatcctattgattttttaacgttgatgttccaggcaatcaaattttcagtgaaggtataggataggcaaatataagccttagcctattccttttttggtcattctttttctttttgtgtgtatgtgtatgatcgttaatatgtataatttttgctgttaaattgatcacacaaaatggttgattatatgaccgaaattaaCTCATTTAATTGTATTACtgtatataatgataataaatcatgtactatATATAATGATGAGAAatcatgtatataataataaatcatgtgtaTTATGATAAGAAATCATGCATATATTGATAATAAATCATGTAATTGTGAAAATTATAGAcatttaaaacaatatatttgttCTGTTCTACCACTAATGATAACTCAAACTAGCCGGTGGTGTTCCtgttatatttttacttttttttttaactttgagcaagttgcaaactttaAGGCACTGCTAAAAATTGTGCTCACACTAAATATTCACACTATGAACACAATTTGGTCACTGTGAGGTGTACTGACTTGTGTcgcaagctgttttttttttttttcatgttcagATGTCAGTATATTTCTATTTGTTTTCCATACAATACAGTACACTGACAACCTAAGTAATATCAAGTTTCCTCTATACCTCTTAccatgtatacagtacaggccaaaagtttggacacaccttttcgtTTCagtacgttttctttattttcatgactatttacattgtagattgtcactgaagtcatcaaaactatgacacctgtgaagtgaaaaccatttcaggtgactacctcttgaagctcatcgagagaatgccaagagtgtgcaaagcagtaatcagagcaaagggtggctattttgcagaaactaaaatataaaacatgttttcagttatttcaccttttttttgttaagtacataactccacatgtgttcattcatagttttgatgccttcagtgacaatttacaatgtaaatagtcatgaaaataaagaaaatgcattgaatgagaagatgtgtccaaacttttggcctgtactgtatgttacaGTAAATAATGATCATGGTTTCAGAAACGTAAGGGGTGGATAAATGTTTCCGTATATACAAAAATGTGCGTATGtaaagtatgtgtgtgtataattctCATACACACCTGTCAAATGTAGGTGTGACCAGATGACTACTCCCTGGCAAATACAGAAGATGCGTCACAGTCACACATTTGCAGTTGACATTTCTGTTCGATGAAACCTCTTTCAACATGGTGGTATGAGAAACGTCACAACCTGCAAATGAATTGCACagtctattaaaaaaaatattgtcctCAAGGTGTTACATGAGAACAATAAATTATGAGAACTATCCTGTGGATATATAGGGGAATAACTACCAAAGTACAGTTCCattttcccccccccaaaaaaggtcagttaggaTAATTCACAATGTGTCACGGCCTGGGCACATGCCACTGCGCACTCTTCAATGAGCCCCGCGGAGCGCACCTTGGGACACGGCCACGGCCGCTCTTTTCCTGCACGGGtcactccggcggcagcaagcGGTTGCAATCTATCatcaatcagcacacctggagcTGAGGATCAGACCTGCCTttataagcctgctcaacctgctatcccgtgcGAGAGCGTAATCTTCTGTTTGCGTACAGTAAGCCACATCATGCTCTATGCTCACTATTGCTCTCTGTGTTTGCTCTCCGTATTCTGCTCCTTGTGCTCACTTGTTCCCGCCGTTTCCCTTGTTTGTGCAGTATCCTCTGTTGGCTTGGAAGTGAGCTGTGCGCCTCACTTCCCTGGATCcacctctggactctgactgcctccctcgatcctcgcccCCTCGCTTTGGACACGGATATCAGGACGCCTTGCTCCAGCCTCGAGGACCTCACGCTTGGATCACGGATCTATGAGCCTGCCCTGCCCCTTTTCGACTTGCCTTtcgctcaacactcctggtaacactcattaattcctacacatagtctcacaccgtACAcccttggatttttgtcacactccattcccttatttattaatattattgtttcattatatatatatatatatatatatatatatatatatatatatatatatatatatatatatatataaatatatatatatatatatacatataataaatcatagagccaaTCTACGccccttgttgtctgtgccgtctactcctcacAGTAcataacacaatggtgaacataaAGAAAACACAACCCTTTTATTGATATAATAGAAATTCACAAATGTAGTACAGTCCTAAACAGCTAAACTCAATTATAGAATCCACAAATTAACCTGCCATCATCTAATTAGTTTTGTTCTACTGTCGACATTGGTACCTAAAATTAAGAGTTATtcaatttaagagtgttttgagataagagctgtctcttcgTTAATTGttctgctttaagttgcaagtaaAAATTTAAGTTTCATTAGTTGCCGCGGCGAATGTCGCAGTGAACCCCTTAATATCTGCTCATAACATCTGGTCTtatttgctagcattagcttatagcttgaGATTGACATCACTTTGTTTTCCAAAGCAGGGGAAGGAAAATAGTAAATGTGAAGGACAGTGATGAAAATAAGGAgtggatgatatttattgaattaaaaaaagacattatcaaaAAAAATGTCAGAATAACTTAAGCGTATCGATGCTAGCCTTCACCGTACTGAGGCAGGGTGAGTCtaatgccagccaagaatgttaaaataatctcTAAATAGCGGCCATTTGTCAGTGAAAATATGGAaacgctgctgatggtgtgtttgatggagaagcagctggaaggaggtaCCGCAGAAGTCTGCTAACCAAGGAAAACACTgtaatattattacattacttcataaaactactgtagcacTTTGTAgtacattgtattctatttttatacgATATTTATTCTCTAAaagtttgtatttctttttaaaagtcatgttacatgttaaaactgtgctgttttggggggtcAAGCACCAATtgtatttcaattcatttcaatgggagacgttaATCTGTGTgcagagagaacccacgcagtcatggggaaaacatgcaaactccaaacagaaagacccagagcccGAAACTCACACCAATGATTTTTTTGCTGTGAGGCACGAGCAATATCCActtgtccaccgtgctgccaagttacagtaattattattattattatcattattattatcaattgGACAACTTTACCTATGGCCTATGCAAATGTTGCCCATACATGTTTTttgtactccagcttcctcccaaaaCCATCAAAATATGAATAGGTTTATTTGAGACTAAATGTCTTGTACCACAGATGTGATTGTGTGTGGTAATGGTTGTTtgtccaccctgagattggtaggtcgtgagttcaaaccccggccgagtcataccaaagactataaaaatgggacccatttcctccctgcttggcactcagcatcaagggttggaattgggggttaaatcaccaaaatgattcccgagcgtggccaccgctgctgctcactgctccccttacctcccaggggttggaacaaggggatgggtcaaatgcagagggtaatttcaccacacttagtgtgtgtgtgtgactatcagtggtactttaactttaactttaatcagaGTGTGACCCTGGAAAGTGAATGATTGAATGTTTGTTGCCTCAATTGAAGGGAAGGGAGGCAAGTGAGAACGTGAGCAAGATAGCAAGACCTGACAAGTGCTCATCAAAAATAAGAAATGTGTAGACTCTTACAGTAAATGCTCCCTCAGGGGATACGCCCTCCATGTTTCAAGGGAATCATAAAGTATTTTCTAAGAGATGTTATTTCCTTCAGTGTTGTGAAATTACCTCCAAGACGAAAGCAAGAACTCCAGTCGAATGGATCCTCCTCTGACAGCATTTTCTTCAAAATCCGCTCATCCGTGCTGAAGAGCGACACCTTTCTTGTGAAGCCTCGATTTTTCTGAAAAACACCGAAgtaagatggtttgacaaaaacggaCTATCTTTgattctcagtaaaactaaaataatgctatttggtaacagtagaagggaaagtcaaacacaaatacaaatagacggagtagatattgaaagggtaaaagaaaacacatttttgggtgtaataatagatgataaaattaactggaaatctcatataaaaatatacaacataaagtcgcaagaaacacgtcaataatgaataaagcgaaACATGTTCTAGAATAGATCAAatatcatattctttactgctcacttgtgttaccatatctgagttattgtgtagaaatatgggaaaacaactacaaatgtgcccttcattcactaacggtcttacaaaaaagatcaattagaataatgcataatgttggatacagagaacatacaaaccctttatttattaaatcacaattattgaaattcaaggatttggtgcatttgcaaacagctaaaatgatgtacaaagcaaactataacctgctacccaagaatgtacaacattttTTCTCAACAAACGAggataaatataaccttagagtaaaatgtattcaaaacatttgtatgcttgtacaacacttaccgtatttttcggactataagtcgcagtttttttcatagtttggccgggctccagtgctatttatatatgtttttttccttctttattatgcattttcggcaggtgcgacttatactccggtgcgacttatactccgaaaaatacggtaaaacctttagtatatcagtatgtggaattaaattatggaatgtattaaccaaagaaataaaaaaaagcaccaatatgattcagtttaagagactgttcaaactacaagtgttcacaaagtacacagaacaagaattatgatgaaaattttgaacccttttttttttattgagacaaatattatttatgtatttaatatttgtttacttactatggtctattatttatttgttcactgttctgttacagagaacaaggaaataggataaaattgctacgttatgaaaaggggtaggattaaatacgctctgcttcttactactccttttcggatgtgctgtaatgaaacaactggaaatatgtgatgcattacattgtatcgtatgcatgttcgaaataaactgacactgaaactgaactgaactgaagtgAGGTGGGGTGCTAACTCCAGAGGGTACCTAATTGTATGCAAACTCACCTGTGGATCAGTTCggcaaatgatgactttaaaatcaGGCCATGTATCAACGATGAACTGTACGGATTTTGTTTTGTTCTTGTTGAAGGCAAATACTACTCCAAAGATCTACAAAGACAGTAAAGGAGTGGCAGTGGTTTTACCAACAGAACAATTAATGcattagaaaaaacaaaaacgtttaaATACCTGCATGTCTATACCTGAAAACACTTGGGTAAGTATTTTAGCAGCTTTCCTTCCGCAATCAGCACCTCATCTTTTTGCAGGACCTTCATTCTTGGGACCAATGAGTGGTCAATGGTGCAGTGTGTCCTGCCTAAACCTTAAATTCCCGAGTTAATGAGTAATTGTCATCAATCATCAACATGAACAATAAATCCCCCCCAGCCCCATATGTGCCATGGAACATTTTAAGTGTCGATTGATAAAAGGGAGTTGAGTCctctatactgtttttttttttggtttgttcagAATTGCGGTAGGCGCCCCAGGAAACCTGCCACCTGATTTCAGACATTATGCAGTCCTTCTAGGATTTTGtaggcttttttttaatgaatttgttATCAGAGAGGTAAGTGTTTCATGTAACGTTAACTTTAAAAAGCACAAGATTGCTACAGAAATGGGAGAagaaaatactgtattgatgttttactcgttttataccgcAAAGACTTAAAAGTGCACAAtagagtaaaagcacatactcggagctcattgtcaaattaatgGACCGTTTTAATTAACCATAACTAATAATAGTAAGAAATGTAATATAGAAAGTATATATTTTATggaaagaaacaccaccaaaggcaTCCATATCGTCCACAAGTTTAACATGAAACATGCCTTTACGCTCGAAAAGTGTTTCGCCATCCTAAACATTcaattatgttccaacacattcacCCCTACTAGTTAAGAACATTTTTGAACTGTTGAAAGTGATCTAATttgtgttggtaaatgagagacaatAAGAGATTATCATCAGACttcaacatttttaacatttaaatcaggggtagggaacctatggctctcgagccgcatgtggctcttttgatgactgcatccggctcccagataaatcttagctgacattgcttaacacgataagtaatgaataattcagctggtaatcagtgttaaaaataatgttcaaaatataaaacattctcatgcattttaatccgtcCATCCGTTTTGTaccacacctgttcaagaagtcgcattaaaggtacgaagtattttatttatcattagtTAGTTTCAgattaacaatgttattaaaaagaataagagacttattatactctaaaaaatgttggtcttatttaaaaatgcacgcatttatttgtcatcacactgcaaaaactgaaatctaagtacgattaaatatctcaaataagggtgatatttgcttattttctgtctgataagataattattttcactaagcagattttatgttagtgttttacttgttttaagggttttgatcctaaatgatctcagtaagatattacacctTGTTGctaagattttatgacctatattgagtaaaacatgcttgaaactagaatatcaactgttgcaaagctgtgtcataaacactcacaagtataaaattacttttttaaaagtaatcatttctttcttctagcatgaaaaaaaaaatcatgactttgacacaattgtgtctcataattaaaacagataacagccaaatggactttgctgttttattttcaattaaacaatagaacatacgtactcatatagtagtacagtacagtaaactgacagttaatatttaaacatttaacatgtgacatttcaaactattttgaacagaaatagtttgtgcacattcaggtaaattcttcaaaattacaattaaaaaaaagatatatgtatatatgcgcactaattgactgaaagagcgcgcacttggtgcgatgatgtcatgttatcgatggaaaaatgcatttttagaccatatgatttgcctgagcggctaggagaccacgagagtaacaagcggttgccttgttgcctttccatta
This genomic interval carries:
- the LOC133606314 gene encoding glycine N-acyltransferase-like protein 3 isoform X1; the encoded protein is MKVLQKDEVLIAEGKLLKYLPKCFQIFGVVFAFNKNKTKSVQFIVDTWPDFKVIICRTDPQKNRGFTRKVSLFSTDERILKKMLSEEDPFDWSSCFRLGGCDVSHTTMLKEVSSNRNVNCKCVTVTHLLYLPGSSHLVTPTFDSQLKYRISSLDCSHADLVNRTWKLGGTEQAKNNVTFLISNFPSCCITDYQGRPISWMGMYESLAIGMLYTQPEHRQKGYAKVLVHTMARRLLADGYPVFCYIEEGNAVSYKLFKSMGFIEDPSFRASLFEFKV